AATCCGTTCGGATGTGCAAATCAAGATCTACTATACTATTTTTTGCGAAAGTAACTTTTTACCTATGAACTTTTTAGGTTAAAAGCTATACCAGTTAATTTTGgtatctttaatgaataattatatttatcattatattattaactataaattaaatattaactatAATAATGAAGTTATCATTACATTATGTGTTTTATCCGCACATGTAATATAATCTTCTAAAATATTTACTAGTGTATGtcttattaattcaaaatattaatacttTTATGTTAATGAGTAAAAAGAGATTCTATTAACGTTAATAACACTTTGATGGTGGGATGTGGGCAATTAGTGTTAAGAGTGATAAATCAGGTTGAGTAAAATCTTGGAACCATAATTGTTGTAGGAGACATTTTGACTGATGATTcaggttgaaaaaaaaaagagagtaaaacCAACTCTCAGCAGCAAACGAACATCCTAAACAGAAAATAGCCATGTTTGTGTGTtaccattgaaaaaaaaaagaaattgactAGAACACAAAGAAACATAGAACCACTTTCCAAACATATCAACTTAAGCAGAAGGTGTAGTCTCGTCAGCAGGTGATCAAGCAGTTTTCTTCTTGATGGGTCCTAGAGAGACTTTAACCTTTGCTGGTCTCAGAACCCGATCTCCTAGAAGAAAACCCCTGGTAAAGCTCCTCGGTTATCATCCCTACCTTAACCGCCTCAGATTCTTCTCGCGAAATAGCCTCGTGCAACTGCAACAGTAATAGAGGATATTGGTACGTCACACACAATAACAAACATTACTCACTGGTAAACAATAATACAAACTTGTGTTACTTATAAAGCGTTCCACAACAACTGATGTGAAGAGCTATTTTACTTTACCAAAGGATCAAATGGCTTGCCCAAAGTTGGAATGGCTTTAACACGAAGGTGTCTCAAGACTTCAACGAATTGCCTGTAAATTCCCTGATAACTCGTAtcgatcttcttctccatctctgtATCGGGTTTAATCTGTTGCCTAGCGCTCTCAAAACTATCAATGAGTGGCAAGAGACTCTTCATGATTTGCAATTTAGCGTTTGACTCTGTGCTAAGCCGATCCTTGTCAAGCTTTTTCCTTGTATTGTCAAAATCAGCCTGCAACCTGATTTTCGTGTCCTTCTCTGAAGCTATCTTCATTGATAATGACAAAACCTTATGGTCGAATCTGTTCTTTTCCTTCTCGATTTCGCAAAATACCGTTTCGATTTCCGTAACGGAGAGTTCGTCTCCGTTGGAGAGAGCTTGTTTATAAGCTTTAATCAGGGCTTCTACATCATTATTAGTCTGCAAAATcaaaagatttttattaaaaaatcagGAGGCGAATCTGAGGAGAGGAAGAGTATAGTACTTACTGGTGAAGAAGCTTGGTGAGCAGAGAGAGATGATACGTAACTTCTCCGACTAGATACACACATGAACTGAACACCTCGGTTTAGTTTCGAAATGAATGGAGATGAAGGTCGTCTGCAATGGAAATGGATGGGTATGATTCTCGATTTTCCTGATGAAGATGGCGGAGGAGGATAGAGCGATGAAGAGGATGAGGAGGAGAAGCAATGAGTTACGGAATTCGCCATTGTCGGGACTGGATTTGGTACGGACTGGATCTAATTTCTTTTCATTATACAAAACAGCGTTAAAGACATCTGTAACCTTAATGAAATCAGGTAACTACATAACCTTACCACAGAAACCCGATCCACCCAAACCCATACAGGTCCAAAAATACCCGACCTGAACCCGACTCGGAAGTTTACAAGTATCTTTTggatctaaatattttatatccgAATAGACCCGGATCCGACAAAAACCGATCCAAATAGACCAAGAACCGACCCGGATAGACCCGATCCAATAAGAACTGATTTGTACCCGActtaaaaatttgtatattcaaaactatgattttcttgtgttctattttatatatatactagggtcAGTCTGGGCTACGCCCAGGATTTTTGCTCGGGAGCATATGACAAAGAGCTTTATAGTACTGGTtaataatttccttttttttaagaatGTAAATACTATTTCAAGCAATGAAGTATGAAGGTTACAAAGAGTGGGTAATAAAATGTAAAACCTCAACAATTGGTTCCATggcaaaaaagaagaagtaaaagaCATGGAAACAAATTCTACTAAATATAATTTCCATTAAATAAGACAATAAATACTTCATCTGTTCAGCTTGGTAGCAAACATGAATAAAAGGAACCAATACAAACTTGATGCATTTGAATGAGAGATCGAGTCAATACATGTATTAAAGGAGAAACCCGATGACAAAGTGGAACCACGACCAACAATGCAAGCAAGAAGCTGATTCAGCATGTCACCTGAGCAAAGATCATCCTCTAAAGTAATATAGAGGCCTGCTCGAAAACCGCCCTCGAGTATGAGCTAGGACACTCATCCGAGTCCAAGATCTAGTTTAGACTGGATAACAGTAACTACCGATGCTTAATAACACTCAAGCTCCACAACCGCACTCACCCTCAAACTTGGCTAAATGAAAGGGGTAGTATAAGACAAAGAGCTTTGTAGTACTGGTCAATGGCACGTTGATTTTAATGTTAGATCTCAAACTTTTTCgtcattctaaattttaaaaatattaaatttaagataaattattGACCATTTatgagtttacaaaaaaaaaattggcaaatGAATTAAACATATCGTTCAACTGCTAGTTAACTTATTGTAAGAACAATACTATTGTGTAGACCCAAGTCAATATTCAGAGACAAATAGTATAATAGAACCTAAAAAGAGACCAGCAAATAATTTAATTGATAAAGGATTTTATGATGCCATGGAGTTTtctattttgttatattattttagttttttctatcattgtattttgtttctttcagcaagattttaaaatattttttaaaaatattgtattacAAATTATTTGATTAAGACATCTGTGGAGGTCTAACCTTTTTATACTACcagattttagtattttaatggaGTGTTAAGTTTTGTAGATATTGGCTACTAAATTTGGGTTTGTTTTACAACTATTAAGGTTGTTCTTCATTCAATGGTGTACGTTTCCGCAAgagttcttttttattttgcatGTTATGTTTTTCTTTCGGGTAATGCTTGAAATCTACTACACCTCTCCTTCCTCTTAAGGTTTTTTGTTGCTTGGTAGTTAATACTTGGTAGAACTGAATGTCTTACCAAAAGTTTAAAGTGGCTAAGGGAAAAAATCGCTTTCCCAAGTAAATGTTAGTACTTATCATCATACTATACCCCATCATAGACACAAAACTATCAGACTAACATGTTAAGTGAAAATAAAGAGAACAGCAACAGAAAGATCCTTTGCAAAATCCTAAATTATACTGCCAACCCTCAGATTCGTTGGCCTTCTTTGTGATTCATCTCCTACTGATATCTTGATGAAGACCTTGCACAGAACTGTGACAGTGTCTGATTGTTCCTAAAAACCAAGCTCAATGCAGACACTTATCATTCAAACATCAAGCTCCAATTTCAATTTCCCTTCATCCTAAGGACCACTGAAAAAATAAATCACATAAGGTCATAGCTTTAGCTTATGAACACAGAAGAAGATGCTATTGACCAAGTATAACCAAAAACTAAGCAACTAAATGCTTAAATCATTAAAACACCTAAGAGAAATATGTTGCTAGTAGAATCCATTGGTCAAATCAggttgtattaaaaa
The genomic region above belongs to Raphanus sativus cultivar WK10039 unplaced genomic scaffold, ASM80110v3 Scaffold4835, whole genome shotgun sequence and contains:
- the LOC108836322 gene encoding uncharacterized protein LOC108836322 isoform X1; its protein translation is MANSVTHCFSSSSSSSLYPPPPSSSGKSRIIPIHFHCRRPSSPFISKLNRGVQFMCVSSRRSYVSSLSAHQASSPTNNDVEALIKAYKQALSNGDELSVTEIETVFCEIEKEKNRFDHKVLSLSMKIASEKDTKIRLQADFDNTRKKLDKDRLSTESNAKLQIMKSLLPLIDSFESARQQIKPDTEMEKKIDTSYQGIYRQFVEVLRHLRVKAIPTLGKPFDPLLHEAISREESEAVKVGMITEELYQGFSSRRSGSETSKG
- the LOC108836322 gene encoding uncharacterized protein LOC108836322 isoform X2 — encoded protein: MANSVTHCFSSSSSSSLYPPPPSSSGKSRIIPIHFHCRRPSSPFISKLNRGVQFMCVSSRRSYVSSLSAHQASSPTNNDVEALIKAYKQALSNGDELSVTEIETVFCEIEKEKNRFDHKVLSLSMKIASEKDTKIRLQADFDNTRKKLDKDRLSTESNAKLQIMKSLLPLIDSFESARQQIKPDTEMEKKIDTSYQGIYRQFVEVLRHLRVKAIPTLGKPFDPLVNCTRLFREKNLRRLR